Proteins from a genomic interval of Luteibacter pinisoli:
- a CDS encoding family 43 glycosylhydrolase, which produces MPRLVSLIASAFFSLMPLASAATQHTFANPLDIDYRYSWEQMNEGISYRTGADPAIVRYGDAYYLFQTIADGYWMSKDLVHWDFVKPDHWPYDGHVAPATLVADGKLFLMQSAFGPRPLMVSTAPAHGRWSFWTRSLPFIPGATQYDESGKLPFKGKLPPGPWDPGLFRDDDGKVYLYWGSSDTLPLYGAQLDMNFGSTEGEGKRLAFVTTPEAFIHLDPANHGWERFGPDHTMGDQPAYIEGSWMNKHAGRYYFQYGAPGTEYNVYGTGVYIGSSPLGPFEYAPYNPVGYKPGGFVTGAGHGSTFDDAYGNTWNTGTLWLGANWKFERRIDMFPAGWHDDGQMWIDTRFGDFPQRMPDHKLRDGESTFTGWMLLSYRKKATASSTLVGHPASLLTDEDPRTFWVAATNEPGQTVTLDLGGTPTVRAVQVNYADYQSDRYGDAPDLVTQFVLQGSTDGRHWNVLADLSASDRDRPNAYIELDQPAKLRYIRYVHKHVGAKHLAISDIRVFGNADGPAPQAPRDVVAKRGSDTREAVVSWKPVPGAVGYNVRWGLAADRLHSTYQRFADQPTSFTLRSLNRGVRYVVAVEAFDEHGVSELSQTVELAP; this is translated from the coding sequence ATGCCGCGCCTCGTCTCGCTGATCGCTTCGGCCTTTTTTTCCCTGATGCCTCTGGCCTCCGCCGCCACACAACACACGTTCGCCAACCCCCTCGACATCGACTACCGCTACAGCTGGGAGCAGATGAACGAGGGTATCTCGTACCGCACGGGTGCCGATCCGGCCATCGTGCGCTATGGCGATGCGTACTACCTGTTCCAGACCATCGCCGATGGTTACTGGATGTCGAAGGACCTGGTCCACTGGGACTTCGTGAAGCCTGACCACTGGCCGTACGACGGCCACGTGGCACCGGCGACACTGGTAGCGGACGGCAAGCTGTTCCTCATGCAATCGGCGTTCGGGCCGCGGCCGTTGATGGTGTCCACCGCCCCCGCGCATGGGCGCTGGTCGTTCTGGACGCGCAGCCTGCCCTTCATCCCGGGCGCGACGCAGTACGACGAATCCGGAAAGCTGCCGTTCAAGGGCAAGCTGCCGCCGGGCCCGTGGGACCCTGGCCTGTTCCGGGACGACGACGGCAAGGTGTACCTGTACTGGGGCTCGTCCGATACGCTGCCGCTCTACGGCGCGCAACTCGACATGAACTTCGGCTCGACCGAAGGCGAGGGCAAGCGGCTGGCGTTCGTCACCACGCCGGAGGCCTTTATCCACCTGGATCCGGCGAACCACGGCTGGGAGCGTTTCGGGCCCGACCACACGATGGGCGACCAGCCGGCGTACATCGAAGGCTCGTGGATGAACAAGCACGCGGGCCGCTACTACTTCCAGTACGGCGCGCCCGGCACCGAGTACAACGTGTACGGCACTGGCGTGTACATCGGCTCATCGCCGCTCGGCCCGTTTGAATACGCGCCGTACAACCCGGTTGGCTACAAGCCCGGTGGGTTTGTCACCGGCGCGGGCCACGGCTCCACGTTCGACGACGCGTATGGCAATACCTGGAATACCGGTACGTTGTGGCTCGGTGCCAACTGGAAGTTCGAGCGTCGCATCGACATGTTCCCGGCGGGCTGGCACGACGACGGCCAGATGTGGATCGATACGCGCTTCGGTGATTTCCCACAGCGCATGCCCGACCATAAGCTTCGCGACGGCGAGAGCACCTTCACCGGATGGATGCTCCTGTCGTATCGGAAGAAGGCGACCGCATCGTCGACGTTGGTGGGCCATCCGGCATCCCTGCTCACCGACGAAGATCCGCGCACGTTCTGGGTCGCCGCGACGAACGAGCCCGGGCAAACGGTGACGCTTGACCTCGGTGGCACGCCCACCGTCCGCGCGGTGCAGGTCAACTATGCGGACTACCAGTCGGACCGCTACGGCGACGCCCCCGACCTGGTCACGCAGTTCGTGCTGCAGGGTTCGACGGACGGCAGGCACTGGAACGTGCTCGCCGACCTGTCCGCGTCCGATCGCGACCGCCCCAACGCGTACATCGAACTCGACCAGCCAGCGAAGCTGCGCTACATCCGCTACGTGCACAAGCACGTGGGTGCGAAGCATCTTGCGATCTCGGACATCCGCGTGTTCGGCAACGCCGACGGCCCGGCACCGCAGGCACCGCGCGATGTGGTGGCAAAACGGGGCAGCGATACACGCGAGGCGGTGGTTTCATGGAAGCCGGTGCCTGGTGCCGTGGGCTACAACGTGCGCTGGGGCCTGGCGGCGGATCGCCTGCATTCGACCTACCAGCGTTTTGCCGACCAGCCCACATCGTTTACCCTGAGGAGCTTGAACAGGGGCGTTCGCTACGTCGTGGCCGTGGAGGCCTTCGATGAGCACGGCGTCTCCGAACTTTCTCAAACCGTGGAGCTGGCTCCCTGA
- a CDS encoding YcxB family protein, which produces MEDAPLVIRPRLLSFGELLRGAIGIYRWSASGVLIIPSIIFLITTRVERTGSAWNVDWHRPLPYIAYGMAGMVALQLWGLHHQFKRQAKDATFFTFTTNGLTHATNSEESTIAWHAVRSVCVSAHMIYIFTSRWKAYYLPRSAHDARLVAMAREAGVTLRGSET; this is translated from the coding sequence ATGGAAGACGCCCCGCTAGTCATCCGCCCCCGGTTGCTCAGCTTCGGCGAGCTCCTGCGCGGCGCCATCGGGATCTACCGCTGGTCCGCATCCGGTGTGCTGATCATCCCGTCGATCATCTTCCTCATAACCACCCGCGTCGAACGCACCGGGAGCGCGTGGAACGTGGATTGGCACAGACCCTTGCCTTACATCGCCTATGGCATGGCCGGGATGGTCGCGCTCCAGCTGTGGGGCCTGCATCACCAGTTCAAACGGCAGGCGAAGGACGCCACGTTCTTCACCTTTACCACCAACGGCCTCACCCACGCGACGAACAGTGAGGAGAGCACGATCGCATGGCACGCCGTGCGTAGCGTCTGCGTGTCCGCGCACATGATCTACATCTTCACCAGTCGCTGGAAGGCGTATTACCTGCCGCGCAGCGCCCATGATGCACGCCTGGTGGCCATGGCGCGCGAGGCCGGCGTGACGCTACGCGGGAGCGAGACGTGA
- the glnA gene encoding type I glutamate--ammonia ligase produces the protein MSAASKVLNLIQDEEIEFVDLRFADMLGKHHHVSFPAHAIDESTFEDGKMFDGSSIPGWKGINESDMVLMPDPDTAHLDPFSAHKQLILHCDVLEPSTMQAYGRDPRSIAKRGEAFLKSTGIADTAFFGPEPEFFIFDSIRWQNDMGRVFYEINSEEAAWSSRYKYDGTNTGHRPGVKGGYFPVAPVDSLGDLRADMCKVLESLGQVVEVHHHEVANAGQCEIGVRFNTLVKKADELMTMKYVIKNVAHQAGKTVTFMPKPIVGDNGSGMHVHQSLSKNGENLFAGDLYGGLSQTALWYIGGIFKHAKAINAFANSTTNSYKRLVPGYEAPVMLAYSARNRSASCRIPYVASPKGRRIEIRFPDPMQSGYLTFTVLMMAGLDGILNKIDPGAPADKDLYDLPPEEEKNIPQVCASLDEALNALDKDRDFLKAGGVFTDDFIDGYIALKMQEVTRYRASTHPLEFQMYYAI, from the coding sequence ATGTCCGCCGCTTCCAAAGTGCTGAACCTGATCCAGGACGAGGAAATCGAATTCGTCGACCTGCGCTTCGCCGACATGCTCGGCAAGCACCACCACGTCTCCTTCCCGGCTCACGCGATTGACGAGAGCACGTTTGAAGACGGCAAGATGTTCGACGGTTCGTCGATCCCGGGCTGGAAGGGCATCAACGAATCCGACATGGTGCTGATGCCGGACCCGGACACCGCGCACCTCGATCCGTTCAGCGCGCACAAGCAGCTGATCCTGCATTGCGACGTGCTCGAGCCGAGCACCATGCAGGCCTACGGCCGCGACCCGCGCTCGATCGCCAAGCGCGGCGAAGCCTTCCTGAAGTCCACCGGCATCGCCGATACCGCCTTCTTCGGCCCGGAACCCGAGTTCTTCATCTTTGACTCGATCCGCTGGCAGAACGACATGGGCCGCGTCTTCTACGAGATCAACTCCGAAGAAGCCGCCTGGTCGTCGCGTTACAAGTACGACGGCACCAACACCGGCCACCGTCCGGGCGTGAAGGGTGGTTACTTCCCGGTTGCCCCGGTGGACAGCCTGGGTGACCTGCGCGCCGACATGTGCAAGGTGCTGGAATCGCTGGGCCAGGTCGTCGAGGTGCATCACCACGAAGTGGCCAACGCCGGCCAGTGCGAGATCGGCGTGCGCTTCAACACCCTGGTGAAGAAGGCCGACGAACTGATGACGATGAAGTACGTCATCAAGAACGTCGCCCACCAGGCCGGCAAGACGGTCACCTTCATGCCGAAGCCGATCGTCGGCGACAACGGCTCGGGCATGCACGTCCACCAGTCGCTGTCGAAGAACGGCGAGAACCTGTTCGCGGGCGATCTCTACGGTGGCCTGTCGCAGACCGCCCTGTGGTACATCGGCGGCATCTTCAAGCACGCCAAGGCCATCAACGCCTTTGCCAACTCCACCACCAACAGCTACAAGCGCCTGGTGCCGGGTTACGAAGCGCCGGTGATGCTCGCCTACTCGGCGCGCAACCGCTCGGCCTCGTGCCGCATCCCGTACGTGGCCAGCCCGAAGGGCCGCCGCATCGAAATCCGCTTCCCGGACCCGATGCAGTCGGGCTACCTGACCTTCACCGTCCTGATGATGGCCGGCCTCGACGGTATCCTGAACAAGATCGACCCGGGTGCACCGGCCGACAAGGATCTCTACGACCTGCCGCCGGAAGAAGAGAAGAACATCCCGCAGGTGTGCGCCAGCCTGGACGAGGCGCTGAACGCCCTCGACAAGGACCGCGACTTCCTGAAGGCCGGCGGTGTCTTCACGGATGACTTCATCGACGGCTACATCGCGCTGAAGATGCAGGAAGTGACCCGCTACCGTGCGAGCACCCACCCGCTGGAATTCCAGATGTACTACGCGATCTGA
- a CDS encoding OprO/OprP family phosphate-selective porin: MKKTILAVLALAGSTCAVADDAAPRNTYDWRSNWPTHYVFADGTDLGLAVKYQYDLDRFDNDKGTYEDSQTNRRKEFGFFIRKKGVYDATANFDFQAKTWLDVFFRLQTKAVLGEDAGALRVGFMKTPVGFEGNTSTGSTSFMESSLPMQAVYANRRIGMDWALTRKAYLVQLGYYKGGNLQGDLDGRMVAARAAWTPMNTPGDVLHLGASVSRENPEGTWDGRGHYNPPSARLRALPEAGLTTQRLIDSGTLAPASYIDRRGAEQLWIHGPWSVQSEYLDAKVKLVDKPAYDAHGWYTFGSWVVTGESRGYSGGNVADVAPKGPWGAVEVLVRYSTLDLDDGPNRGGNEHDWTLGANWYLTKYLKLQGNYVRAFSDRKDLRIDPHIFEVRMQIMI; encoded by the coding sequence TTGAAGAAGACCATCCTCGCCGTGCTGGCGCTGGCCGGAAGCACCTGCGCCGTGGCCGATGACGCCGCGCCGCGCAACACCTACGACTGGCGCAGCAACTGGCCCACGCACTACGTGTTCGCTGACGGCACGGACCTGGGCCTGGCCGTGAAGTACCAGTACGACCTCGACCGTTTTGACAACGACAAGGGCACGTACGAAGACTCACAGACCAACCGTCGCAAGGAGTTCGGCTTCTTCATCCGCAAGAAGGGCGTGTACGACGCCACCGCGAACTTCGATTTCCAGGCGAAGACCTGGCTGGACGTGTTCTTCCGCCTGCAGACCAAGGCCGTGCTCGGTGAGGACGCCGGCGCGCTGCGCGTGGGCTTCATGAAGACGCCGGTGGGCTTTGAAGGCAATACCAGCACGGGCAGTACCTCGTTCATGGAATCGTCGCTGCCGATGCAGGCGGTGTACGCGAACCGTCGCATCGGCATGGACTGGGCACTGACCCGCAAGGCGTACCTCGTCCAGCTGGGCTACTACAAGGGTGGCAACCTGCAGGGTGACCTCGACGGCCGCATGGTGGCCGCCCGTGCCGCGTGGACACCGATGAACACGCCGGGCGACGTCCTGCACCTGGGCGCTTCCGTGTCGCGTGAAAACCCGGAGGGCACCTGGGATGGTCGTGGCCATTACAATCCGCCCTCGGCACGCCTGCGCGCACTGCCCGAAGCCGGCCTGACCACGCAGCGCCTGATCGACTCCGGCACGCTGGCGCCGGCAAGCTACATCGACCGGCGCGGCGCCGAGCAGCTGTGGATCCACGGCCCCTGGTCCGTGCAGAGCGAATACCTCGATGCGAAGGTGAAGCTGGTCGACAAACCCGCCTACGACGCGCACGGCTGGTACACGTTCGGCAGCTGGGTGGTCACCGGTGAGTCGCGCGGCTACAGCGGCGGCAACGTCGCGGACGTTGCCCCCAAGGGCCCCTGGGGTGCCGTCGAAGTGCTGGTCCGCTACAGCACGCTGGACCTCGACGACGGCCCCAACAGGGGCGGCAATGAACATGACTGGACGCTGGGTGCCAACTGGTACCTGACGAAGTACCTGAAGCTGCAGGGCAACTACGTCCGCGCCTTCAGCGACCGCAAGGACCTGCGCATCGACCCGCATATCTTCGAAGTGCGCATGCAGATCATGATCTGA
- a CDS encoding alpha/beta fold hydrolase, protein MTPHPKILASVMLAAFAIVPAARAQAVQPARIQWTTCEEAVADALRPLLSVRLQCGTMDAPIDHLHPDAGNTKVGLVRVLAEDQGAVAGSFFFNFGGPGGNPRSILPVIAAMWSKQEADDPISGYQKTLSRHYDLVAVVPRGLAGGDTLDCFEHYEATPFIDLASDQGDFNWRSTMENAKALAYACASNPLTPYINTEQHVYDMELARLSLGESALNFIGFSYGTWVASWYASLFPDHVGRMLLDSTMDVTGSFDDADEASLAERHRDFLRLAVRPALSRPRLYGMGDEEEGVLRRVRNMPPRARTAWVGRMGNPEALTAALTMSDWVAAVPFTTSRELHKRVNDHTFSTDATIDRDVRAAAHQLASALGDAREDTPEGPDPERYSVLLAVRCNDTPWERSPGYWWAMARSRVQRYPAGASNEMFGALVCSHWDDRRTRRPSLEPMHTAPPFLMIQAQHDTATPLPSAIHVFNTFGNANLVVASHMTGHAILGSTRTPCVEQAAGRYLLHGELPERRFVSCEHVPVATPRADGPVNPLSVDGLRATLETLLRDS, encoded by the coding sequence GTGACGCCACACCCAAAGATCCTCGCCAGCGTCATGCTGGCTGCGTTTGCCATCGTGCCAGCCGCGCGCGCCCAGGCCGTGCAACCGGCCCGCATCCAGTGGACGACCTGCGAAGAGGCCGTCGCCGATGCACTGCGTCCGCTCCTCAGCGTCCGCCTGCAATGCGGGACCATGGATGCCCCGATCGACCATCTGCATCCGGACGCCGGCAACACGAAAGTGGGCCTGGTCCGCGTGCTCGCGGAAGACCAGGGCGCCGTTGCCGGTTCGTTTTTTTTCAACTTCGGCGGCCCGGGCGGCAACCCGCGTTCGATCCTGCCGGTGATCGCCGCGATGTGGTCGAAGCAGGAAGCCGATGACCCGATCAGCGGCTACCAGAAAACTTTGTCACGCCACTACGACTTGGTTGCCGTCGTGCCCCGCGGGCTCGCCGGCGGTGACACGCTGGATTGTTTCGAGCATTACGAGGCCACGCCGTTCATCGACCTTGCCAGCGACCAGGGTGACTTCAACTGGCGTTCCACCATGGAGAACGCGAAGGCCCTTGCCTACGCTTGCGCGTCGAATCCGCTCACGCCATATATCAACACCGAGCAGCACGTCTATGACATGGAGCTCGCCCGCCTCTCACTGGGCGAGTCCGCCCTGAACTTCATCGGCTTCTCGTACGGCACCTGGGTCGCATCCTGGTATGCGTCGCTGTTCCCCGACCACGTGGGCCGCATGCTGCTCGATTCGACGATGGACGTCACGGGTTCCTTTGATGACGCGGACGAAGCCTCCCTTGCCGAGCGGCACCGCGACTTCCTCCGCCTTGCGGTGCGCCCCGCGCTCAGCCGCCCGCGCCTGTACGGCATGGGTGACGAAGAGGAAGGCGTGCTTCGGCGCGTCCGCAACATGCCGCCGCGCGCACGTACCGCGTGGGTAGGCCGGATGGGCAACCCGGAAGCACTGACCGCGGCGCTGACGATGTCAGACTGGGTCGCCGCGGTGCCTTTCACGACGTCGCGTGAGCTGCACAAACGCGTCAACGATCACACCTTCAGCACCGACGCGACGATCGACCGCGACGTCAGGGCCGCCGCGCACCAGCTCGCCAGCGCGCTGGGTGATGCCCGCGAGGACACCCCGGAAGGGCCCGACCCCGAACGCTATTCCGTGTTGCTCGCGGTACGTTGCAACGACACGCCGTGGGAGCGCTCGCCGGGCTACTGGTGGGCCATGGCCCGCAGCCGCGTGCAGCGCTACCCGGCCGGCGCATCGAATGAGATGTTCGGTGCACTGGTGTGTTCCCACTGGGACGACCGGCGCACGCGACGTCCGTCACTGGAGCCCATGCACACCGCGCCGCCCTTCCTGATGATCCAGGCGCAACACGACACCGCTACCCCGCTGCCGAGTGCGATACACGTCTTCAACACCTTTGGGAACGCCAACCTCGTTGTCGCCAGCCATATGACGGGCCACGCCATTTTGGGCTCCACGCGCACGCCGTGCGTGGAGCAGGCCGCGGGCCGCTACCTGCTCCACGGTGAACTTCCCGAGCGACGGTTCGTCTCCTGCGAACACGTGCCTGTCGCGACACCGCGCGCCGACGGCCCGGTGAATCCGCTTAGCGTGGACGGTTTGCGCGCCACGCTCGAGACCCTGCTCCGGGATAGCTGA
- a CDS encoding alpha/beta fold hydrolase, producing MRTMLLPVAVAIAMALPCAPTHAVPAMAPITWAACPASLTGDWPGLGARLHCGRVPMPLDHMRPDGRTIDVRVVRIAAARPGERRGAIFVNIGGPGGQPAAYVASMADAFSEVDAGDPVHGDKRRLADRYDFIAVIPRGLKGGWTFECSVPTPTIAFLPTHRDDANWSRALADATALAHACSKPAEAPYLSTEQHVRDMDAVRASLGDPVLHFYGISYGGRVGATYAAFFPTRIGRMLLDSTFMFTGSYRTGMYLTSDAEQAAFERDVLAPVQREASRYGQPDDADAIAWAVRSLSDPLRPAWHDQMTTPAALAATLTMDRWVKAGGWQGWPALSRQAGMRRFSPDPRTDTAMRQAAAELVEHGTDVPAGGAGRGRALRKLSPFIDRYGESVNQAVMCNDERWETVTPKIRARADRDAFTYPLLDGSQITGQLTCAAWPRRVSRAPDFAMLDALGSFVMIQAEHDIATPLAGARALLRRYPASRLVVATGTGRHGLLGHSATPCIERAAVAYLLDGRLPEGTARETSCAFVEAPLADASAEAWSVEGERAMR from the coding sequence ATGCGAACCATGCTCCTGCCTGTTGCCGTGGCCATCGCCATGGCACTTCCCTGTGCACCCACGCACGCGGTGCCTGCCATGGCGCCCATCACGTGGGCGGCCTGCCCCGCGTCGCTCACCGGAGACTGGCCTGGCCTCGGCGCACGCCTGCACTGTGGCCGCGTACCGATGCCGCTGGATCACATGCGCCCCGATGGGCGCACTATCGATGTACGCGTCGTGCGGATCGCCGCGGCACGGCCCGGCGAACGCAGGGGTGCCATCTTCGTCAATATCGGCGGCCCGGGCGGCCAACCAGCCGCCTACGTCGCCTCCATGGCCGATGCGTTTAGCGAGGTCGACGCGGGCGATCCCGTGCACGGCGACAAGCGCCGCCTCGCCGATCGCTACGACTTCATCGCTGTCATCCCGCGTGGACTAAAAGGCGGGTGGACGTTTGAATGCAGCGTGCCCACGCCGACGATCGCCTTCCTGCCGACGCATCGCGACGATGCCAACTGGTCGCGCGCGCTGGCGGACGCCACGGCCCTGGCCCACGCGTGCTCGAAGCCCGCGGAAGCACCGTACCTCAGCACCGAGCAGCATGTGCGCGACATGGACGCCGTGCGCGCATCGCTCGGCGACCCGGTACTGCACTTCTACGGTATCTCGTATGGGGGCCGCGTAGGGGCGACCTATGCGGCGTTCTTTCCGACACGGATAGGGCGGATGCTGCTCGACTCGACCTTCATGTTCACCGGTAGCTACCGCACGGGCATGTACCTGACCAGCGATGCCGAGCAGGCCGCGTTCGAACGCGACGTGCTCGCGCCCGTGCAGCGCGAGGCGAGCCGCTACGGACAGCCTGACGACGCGGACGCCATCGCGTGGGCCGTGCGCAGCCTGTCCGACCCACTCCGGCCCGCCTGGCACGATCAGATGACGACACCGGCCGCGTTGGCCGCCACCCTGACGATGGATCGCTGGGTGAAGGCGGGCGGCTGGCAAGGCTGGCCTGCGCTGTCGCGACAGGCCGGCATGCGTCGATTCAGCCCCGACCCACGAACCGACACCGCGATGCGCCAGGCGGCGGCCGAGCTTGTCGAGCACGGAACCGACGTACCAGCGGGGGGTGCCGGCCGGGGGCGCGCGCTCCGCAAGCTGTCGCCGTTCATCGACCGGTACGGTGAGTCGGTCAACCAGGCGGTGATGTGCAACGACGAACGCTGGGAAACCGTCACGCCGAAGATCCGCGCGCGTGCCGACCGCGATGCGTTTACCTACCCCTTGCTCGATGGCTCTCAGATCACCGGGCAGCTGACCTGCGCCGCGTGGCCACGCCGTGTGTCGAGGGCGCCAGACTTCGCGATGCTGGACGCGCTGGGATCGTTCGTGATGATCCAGGCCGAGCACGATATCGCCACGCCGCTTGCCGGCGCCCGTGCCCTCCTTCGGCGCTACCCCGCGAGCCGCCTCGTCGTCGCGACGGGCACGGGGCGACACGGACTGCTCGGGCACTCGGCGACGCCGTGCATCGAGCGCGCCGCCGTCGCGTACCTTCTGGACGGTCGCCTCCCGGAAGGCACGGCGCGCGAGACGTCGTGCGCCTTCGTGGAGGCGCCGCTCGCCGATGCGTCCGCCGAGGCATGGAGCGTCGAAGGTGAGCGCGCCATGCGCTGA